A DNA window from Streptomyces sp. B21-083 contains the following coding sequences:
- the chpE gene encoding chaplin ChpE, with translation MKNLKKAAAVTMVAGSLVAAGAGFASATEGAHASGQAVGSPGVVSGNLVQAPVHIPVNVVGNSVNVIGALNPAFGNLGLNH, from the coding sequence ATGAAGAACCTTAAGAAGGCCGCTGCTGTGACGATGGTGGCGGGCAGCCTGGTCGCCGCCGGTGCCGGTTTCGCCTCCGCCACGGAGGGCGCTCACGCGAGCGGCCAGGCCGTCGGCTCGCCGGGCGTCGTTTCGGGCAACCTCGTCCAGGCCCCGGTGCACATCCCGGTGAACGTGGTGGGCAACAGCGTCAACGTCATCGGCGCGCTGAACCCCGCCTTCGGCAACCTCGGCCTCAACCACTGA
- a CDS encoding response regulator transcription factor codes for MADAIKVLLVDDHQVVRRGLRTFLEVQDDIEVVGEASDGAEGVDRAQELKPDVVLMDVKMPGMDGIEALRRLRELDNPARVLIVTSFTEQRTMVPALRAGAAGYVYKDIDPDALAGAIRSVHAGHILLQPEVADALLTQEESHSGQGRGGSLTEREREVLALIADGRSNREIARALVLSEKTVKTHVSNILMKLDVADRTQAALWAVRHGMA; via the coding sequence GTGGCTGACGCGATCAAGGTTCTGCTCGTCGACGACCACCAGGTGGTCCGCCGAGGACTGCGCACGTTCCTTGAGGTGCAGGACGACATCGAGGTCGTGGGCGAGGCGTCGGACGGCGCCGAGGGAGTCGACCGCGCACAGGAACTGAAACCCGACGTCGTCCTCATGGACGTCAAGATGCCGGGCATGGACGGCATCGAGGCGCTGCGCAGACTCCGTGAACTCGACAACCCCGCGCGCGTGCTGATCGTCACGAGCTTCACCGAGCAGCGCACGATGGTCCCCGCACTCCGCGCGGGCGCCGCCGGGTACGTCTACAAGGACATCGACCCGGATGCCCTCGCCGGCGCCATCCGTTCCGTGCACGCGGGACACATCCTGCTCCAGCCCGAGGTCGCCGACGCGCTGCTGACCCAGGAGGAGAGCCACTCGGGCCAGGGGAGGGGCGGCTCGCTCACCGAGCGGGAGCGGGAGGTGCTGGCCCTGATCGCGGACGGCCGCTCGAACCGGGAGATAGCCCGCGCCCTGGTGCTGTCCGAGAAGACGGTCAAGACGCATGTCTCGAACATCCTGATGAAACTCGACGTGGCGGACCGTACGCAGGCGGCGTTGTGGGCGGTACGCCACGGTATGGCCTGA
- a CDS encoding GAF domain-containing sensor histidine kinase translates to MSQGPRSGLAAVSAALLAMSRHLEVRDVLKTIVASARELLDAQYAALGVPDDHGGFAQFVVDGVSDAQWKAIGPLPRQHGILAAMLREARPERLADVREDPRFEGWPSAHPDMSDFLGLPIRDGDEVLGALFLANKRCAKPSGGCGFTEDDEDLLAILAQHAAIALTNARLYERSRELTIAEERSRLAHELHDAVSQKLFSLRLTAQAAATLVDRDPARAKGELQQVAALAAEAADELRAAVVELRPTALDEDGLIATLRSHIQVLDRAHSAHVTFDSHGVRALPAAQEEALLRVAQEALHNALRHSGAARVEVTLAKRGQGGAALRVTDDGSGFDPTATRSAGRHLGLVSMRDRASGAGGRLDVESAPGKGTTVEMEVPGG, encoded by the coding sequence ATGAGTCAGGGACCCCGGTCCGGCCTGGCCGCGGTGAGCGCCGCGCTGCTGGCCATGAGCAGGCACCTGGAGGTGCGCGACGTCCTCAAGACGATCGTCGCCTCCGCCAGAGAGCTGCTCGACGCGCAGTACGCGGCGCTGGGGGTCCCGGACGACCACGGCGGCTTCGCCCAGTTCGTGGTCGACGGCGTCAGCGACGCCCAGTGGAAGGCCATCGGCCCGCTCCCGCGCCAGCACGGCATCCTCGCCGCGATGCTGCGCGAGGCCCGGCCCGAGCGCCTGGCCGACGTCCGCGAGGACCCACGCTTCGAGGGCTGGCCGTCCGCCCACCCCGACATGTCGGACTTCCTGGGCCTGCCGATCCGGGACGGCGACGAGGTACTGGGCGCCCTGTTCCTGGCCAACAAGAGGTGCGCGAAACCGTCCGGCGGCTGCGGTTTCACCGAGGACGACGAAGACCTCCTCGCCATCCTGGCCCAGCACGCGGCGATCGCCCTGACCAACGCCCGCCTCTACGAGCGCAGCCGCGAACTGACCATCGCCGAGGAACGCTCACGCCTCGCCCACGAACTGCACGACGCGGTCAGCCAGAAGCTGTTCTCCCTGCGTCTGACCGCACAGGCAGCCGCCACCCTCGTGGACCGTGACCCCGCCCGCGCCAAGGGCGAACTGCAGCAGGTGGCAGCGCTCGCCGCGGAGGCGGCCGACGAACTGCGCGCGGCGGTCGTGGAGCTCCGCCCCACCGCGCTGGACGAGGACGGCCTGATCGCCACGCTCCGCAGCCACATCCAGGTCCTCGACCGCGCCCACTCCGCGCACGTGACCTTCGACAGCCACGGGGTCCGCGCCCTGCCGGCGGCCCAGGAGGAGGCCCTGCTGAGAGTCGCCCAGGAGGCCCTGCACAACGCGCTGAGACACTCCGGGGCGGCCCGCGTGGAGGTGACCCTGGCAAAGCGCGGCCAGGGTGGCGCGGCCCTGCGCGTCACCGACGACGGCAGCGGCTTCGACCCGACGGCGACACGCAGCGCCGGACGCCACCTCGGCCTGGTCTCCATGCGGGACCGGGCGAGCGGGGCCGGCGGCAGGCTGGACGTGGAATCGGCCCCCGGAAAGGGCACCACTGTCGAGATGGAGGTCCCCGGTGGCTGA
- a CDS encoding SDR family NAD(P)-dependent oxidoreductase, whose product MPVAIITGASKGLGRALASALARRGWDLVLDARTPEVLRTTAEELSAYGGRVEALPGDVTDAGHRAGLVSAARKLGGVDLLVSNASALGAEPLVRLEELSLEGLRRALEVNVVAALGLVKEALPLLRGSAAGAVVTVSSDAAAEAYETWGGYGASKAALDQLAAVLGEEEPGVRVWAVDPGDMGTDLYTAAVPDDEDPRPEPGSVVPAFLRLLDERPASGRYSAPSLMEAR is encoded by the coding sequence ATGCCGGTTGCGATCATCACGGGGGCTTCCAAGGGTCTGGGGCGGGCGCTGGCGTCGGCGCTCGCGCGCCGGGGCTGGGATCTCGTACTGGACGCGAGAACCCCGGAGGTCCTGCGCACCACCGCCGAGGAGCTGTCCGCGTACGGAGGACGGGTGGAGGCCCTCCCCGGTGATGTCACGGACGCCGGTCATCGTGCCGGGCTGGTGTCGGCGGCGCGGAAGCTGGGCGGCGTCGATCTCCTGGTGAGCAACGCGAGCGCGTTGGGCGCCGAACCGCTCGTACGGCTGGAGGAGCTGTCCCTGGAGGGGCTGCGGCGGGCGCTGGAGGTGAACGTGGTGGCCGCGCTGGGCCTGGTCAAGGAGGCGCTGCCGCTGCTGCGGGGGTCGGCGGCCGGAGCGGTCGTCACCGTCAGTTCGGACGCCGCGGCCGAGGCGTACGAGACGTGGGGCGGCTACGGGGCTTCCAAGGCGGCGCTCGACCAGCTGGCGGCGGTGCTCGGGGAGGAGGAGCCGGGGGTGCGGGTCTGGGCGGTCGATCCCGGGGACATGGGGACGGACCTGTACACGGCGGCCGTACCCGACGACGAGGATCCGCGTCCGGAGCCCGGCAGTGTCGTACCCGCCTTTCTGCGGCTGTTGGACGAGCGGCCGGCGAGCGGGCGGTATTCGGCGCCGTCCCTGATGGAGGCGCGATGA